In Sedimenticola thiotaurini, the following proteins share a genomic window:
- the atpG gene encoding F0F1 ATP synthase subunit gamma, translating into MAGAKEIRTKIASIKNTQKITSAMEMVAAAKMRKAQDRKDATRPYAEKMRNVIGHLAHAHPEYVHTFMKERDVSRVGYIVISSDRGLCGGLNSNLFRKLVREIRQQQEAGIQVDFCTIGSKALGFFKRFGGKVLAQATHMGDAPRIEQLIGTIKVMLDAYENGDIDRIYVAYNGFVNTMTQDPTIEQLVPIAGETEQELKHHWDYIYEPDSKEVLDGLLTRYIESLVYQAVVENGACEQSARMVAMKAATDNAGNLIDELQLVYNKARQAAITQEISEIVAGAAAV; encoded by the coding sequence ATGGCAGGCGCAAAAGAGATACGCACCAAGATTGCCAGCATCAAGAACACGCAGAAGATCACTTCCGCGATGGAGATGGTGGCAGCTGCCAAGATGCGCAAGGCGCAGGACCGAAAAGACGCAACCCGTCCCTATGCGGAAAAGATGCGGAACGTCATTGGTCACCTGGCCCACGCGCATCCGGAGTATGTCCACACCTTTATGAAAGAGCGTGACGTGAGCCGGGTCGGCTATATCGTTATCTCTTCCGATCGTGGACTCTGCGGCGGTTTGAACAGCAACCTGTTCCGCAAGCTGGTGCGGGAGATCCGCCAGCAGCAGGAAGCCGGTATTCAGGTTGATTTCTGCACCATCGGATCCAAGGCACTGGGCTTCTTCAAGCGTTTTGGCGGCAAGGTGCTGGCCCAGGCCACGCACATGGGCGATGCACCCCGTATCGAGCAGTTGATCGGTACCATCAAGGTGATGCTTGATGCCTACGAGAATGGTGACATTGATCGTATCTACGTAGCCTATAACGGCTTTGTGAATACCATGACCCAGGATCCAACCATCGAGCAACTGGTGCCGATTGCCGGCGAAACCGAGCAGGAGCTGAAGCACCATTGGGACTACATCTACGAGCCCGATTCGAAAGAGGTGCTGGATGGCTTGCTGACCCGCTACATCGAGTCGCTGGTCTACCAGGCAGTAGTTGAGAACGGTGCCTGCGAACAGTCTGCCCGTATGGTGGCCATGAAGGCGGCGACCGATAACGCAGGTAACCTTATCGATGAGTTGCAGTTGGTCTATAACAAGGCGCGTCAGGCAGCCATCACCCAGGAGATCTCCGAGATCGTGGCCGGCGCCGCGGCAGTTTAA
- the atpD gene encoding F0F1 ATP synthase subunit beta, with protein MSSGKVVEIIGAVVDVQFPMGHMPKVYDALKIEEVGLTLEVQQQLGDGIARTIAMGSTDGLKRGVEAVNTGAPITVPVGQGTLGRIMDVLGNPVDEAGPVKTDEFMPIHRVAPKLEDQSTATEILETGIKVIDLIMPIVKGGKVGLFGGAGVGKTVTLMELIRNIAVEHSGFSVFAGVGERTREGNDFYHEMAEGGVLDKVALVYGQMNEPPGNRLRVALTGLTIAENFRDEGRDVLLFVDNIYRYTLAGTEVSALLGRMPSAVGYQPTLAAEMGVLQERITSTKTGSITSFQAVYVPADDLTDPSPATTFAHLDATLVLSRQIAELGIYPAVDPLDSTSRILDPHIVGEEHYSVARGVQGTLQRYKELKDIIAILGMDELSEEDKLTVARARKMQRFLSQPFFVAEVFTGSPGKYVSVKDTIASFKAILEGEYDHLPEQAFYMVGGIEEAVERGAGD; from the coding sequence ATGAGTTCGGGTAAAGTGGTGGAAATCATCGGTGCTGTGGTGGACGTACAGTTCCCCATGGGTCATATGCCGAAGGTCTACGATGCGCTGAAGATCGAAGAAGTGGGTCTGACCCTTGAAGTTCAACAGCAATTGGGTGACGGCATCGCCCGTACCATTGCGATGGGTTCAACCGACGGTCTGAAGCGAGGCGTGGAAGCAGTCAATACGGGCGCCCCCATAACCGTCCCGGTCGGCCAGGGTACCCTGGGCCGGATCATGGACGTGCTGGGTAACCCGGTGGATGAGGCCGGTCCGGTCAAGACCGATGAGTTTATGCCGATTCACCGTGTCGCACCGAAACTGGAAGATCAGTCCACGGCTACCGAAATCCTGGAGACGGGCATTAAGGTGATCGACCTGATCATGCCGATCGTGAAGGGTGGTAAGGTCGGGCTGTTCGGCGGCGCCGGCGTGGGCAAGACCGTGACCCTGATGGAGCTGATCCGTAATATCGCTGTCGAGCACTCCGGATTCTCCGTATTTGCCGGTGTGGGTGAGCGTACCCGTGAGGGTAACGACTTCTACCACGAGATGGCTGAAGGTGGCGTACTTGATAAAGTGGCCCTGGTTTACGGTCAGATGAATGAGCCCCCTGGAAACCGTCTGCGCGTGGCCCTGACCGGTCTGACCATTGCGGAGAACTTCCGTGACGAAGGTCGTGACGTGCTGCTGTTCGTGGACAACATCTATCGCTACACCCTGGCGGGTACCGAGGTATCGGCACTGCTGGGTCGTATGCCTTCTGCGGTGGGCTACCAGCCGACACTGGCGGCCGAGATGGGTGTATTGCAGGAGCGTATTACCTCCACCAAGACCGGCTCTATCACCTCGTTCCAGGCGGTCTACGTACCGGCGGACGATTTGACTGACCCCTCCCCTGCCACCACCTTCGCTCACTTGGATGCGACCCTGGTACTGTCCCGTCAGATCGCTGAGCTGGGTATCTATCCGGCTGTGGATCCGCTGGACTCCACCTCGCGTATTCTGGATCCCCATATCGTCGGCGAAGAGCACTACAGCGTGGCCCGTGGCGTACAGGGTACCCTGCAACGCTATAAGGAACTGAAAGATATTATCGCCATCCTGGGTATGGACGAACTGTCAGAAGAAGACAAACTGACGGTTGCCCGTGCTCGTAAGATGCAGCGTTTCCTCTCCCAGCCCTTCTTCGTGGCCGAGGTCTTTACCGGTTCACCCGGTAAGTACGTATCGGTTAAAGATACCATTGCCAGCTTCAAGGCGATCCTGGAAGGTGAATATGATCACCTGCCGGAACAGGCCTTCTACATGGTCGGCGGTATCGAGGAAGCAGTCGAGCGCGGTGCAGGCGACTAA
- a CDS encoding F0F1 ATP synthase subunit epsilon has translation MSMTIHVDIVSAEGEIHSGQAEMVYAPGVMGELGIAPRHTPLVTRLKPGDVRVENGKEMMHFYVSGGILEVQPHMVTVLADTAVRASDLDEAAAIEAKRRAEEALAGQKEQFEYAKAQAELAEAVAQLRAIEKLRKIKKS, from the coding sequence ATGTCCATGACTATACATGTCGACATCGTCAGTGCAGAGGGTGAGATCCATTCAGGCCAGGCCGAAATGGTTTACGCCCCCGGCGTGATGGGTGAATTGGGTATCGCCCCGCGGCACACGCCGCTGGTGACCCGCCTGAAGCCCGGCGATGTGCGAGTGGAAAACGGCAAGGAGATGATGCATTTCTACGTCTCCGGGGGCATTCTTGAAGTCCAGCCGCATATGGTGACGGTGCTGGCCGATACCGCTGTGCGGGCAAGTGATCTAGACGAGGCCGCGGCCATTGAGGCGAAACGACGCGCCGAAGAGGCTCTGGCTGGTCAGAAAGAGCAGTTCGAATATGCCAAGGCACAGGCCGAACTGGCCGAAGCTGTGGCGCAACTTCGGGCGATCGAAAAGCTTCGCAAGATCAAGAAGTCCTGA